In one Arenibacter antarcticus genomic region, the following are encoded:
- a CDS encoding FAD-binding oxidoreductase, with the protein MEKNVLIIGGGIVGLCSAYFLQKEGHKVTVLDKSDMSSGASYVNAGYITPSHIIPMASPGMISKGIKWMFNPVSPFYMKPRWDTDFFKWSWYFHRSSTKEKVDLAIPLIKEINLMSRELFMDIKRSGDLGDFHLERKGLLMLYKTDKEAEHEMQVAKKASFIGLEVQFLDKKALDLLQPNVNMDVSGAIHYECDGHTTPTEFMEKMIIFLKKSGVLIHPNEEVIDFLMANGTIDQVVTDKGNYTVDEVVLASGSWSEKLSKKINVKLPLQAGKGYRINVARPTGITIPAILMEAKVAVTPMTEYTRFAGTMEFSGINTIIRKERVAAIANAVTGFYPDIKINQEEKAAAQSGLRPVSPDGLPYIGKCGQIKNLTFATGHAMMGWSLGPATGKLVSEIISDKTIGMDINAFSPDRKF; encoded by the coding sequence ATGGAGAAAAACGTCTTAATTATCGGTGGGGGAATAGTAGGACTTTGTTCAGCTTACTTTCTACAAAAAGAGGGACATAAGGTTACCGTTTTGGATAAGTCGGACATGAGTTCCGGAGCCTCATATGTAAATGCAGGTTATATTACGCCAAGTCATATTATTCCTATGGCCTCACCAGGGATGATTTCCAAGGGAATCAAATGGATGTTCAATCCGGTTAGTCCATTCTATATGAAACCGCGTTGGGATACCGATTTCTTTAAATGGTCCTGGTACTTTCACCGCTCGTCTACCAAGGAGAAGGTCGATTTGGCGATCCCATTGATCAAGGAAATAAATTTAATGAGCAGGGAACTTTTTATGGATATAAAACGCTCAGGGGATTTGGGGGATTTCCATTTAGAGCGGAAGGGCTTATTAATGCTTTATAAAACGGACAAAGAGGCCGAGCATGAAATGCAAGTGGCTAAAAAGGCCTCTTTTATAGGTTTGGAAGTGCAATTCTTAGACAAAAAGGCGCTGGATTTATTACAGCCCAATGTTAACATGGATGTTAGCGGGGCCATTCATTATGAATGCGATGGACATACTACGCCTACGGAATTTATGGAGAAAATGATAATTTTCTTAAAGAAATCAGGGGTGTTGATCCATCCCAATGAAGAAGTGATCGATTTTTTGATGGCAAACGGAACCATTGATCAAGTGGTTACGGACAAGGGAAATTATACAGTAGATGAAGTGGTTTTGGCTTCCGGTTCATGGAGCGAAAAGTTATCGAAGAAAATAAACGTCAAGCTTCCATTGCAAGCAGGTAAAGGGTATCGGATTAATGTGGCTAGGCCTACGGGAATTACTATTCCCGCTATCCTTATGGAAGCCAAAGTTGCGGTAACACCAATGACGGAATACACCAGATTTGCAGGGACTATGGAGTTTTCTGGAATCAATACAATTATTAGAAAAGAACGGGTTGCGGCCATTGCAAATGCCGTTACAGGGTTTTATCCTGATATTAAGATCAACCAGGAGGAAAAAGCCGCAGCCCAAAGTGGCTTGCGGCCAGTTTCCCCAGATGGACTTCCTTATATAGGTAAGTGTGGGCAAATAAAAAACTTGACCTTCGCAACCGGGCATGCCATGATGGGATGGAGTCTAGGTCCGGCTACCGGCAAATTGGTATCGGAAATCATTTCCGATAAAACAAT
- a CDS encoding 4-hydroxyproline epimerase has protein sequence MARKTFFCVDAHTCGNPVRVVVGGGPQLYGKSMSDKRQHFLKEYDWIRKGLMFEPRGHDMMSGSIFYPPSDPANDFGILFMETSGCLPMCGHGTIGAITIGIEEGLLSPKVPGVINMETPAGLVKIQYHTAGKKVDWVQLTNVKSYLVASELTIYSSELGELVFDVAYGGNFYAIFDPQKNFKGIQEYSASQLIEYSQEIRQKINLEYPDKFVHPENTTINGVSHIQWTGTTISPEATARNAVFYGDKAIDRSPCGTGTSARMAQWHAKGKLKIGENFIHESYIGSQFTGKIEGETTLNGIKAIVPSIRGWAQVYGYNTIVIDDDDPYAHGFQVL, from the coding sequence ATGGCGCGAAAAACATTTTTCTGTGTAGATGCACATACCTGCGGAAATCCGGTTAGGGTTGTGGTAGGAGGAGGTCCACAACTCTACGGGAAGAGCATGAGTGATAAACGCCAACATTTTTTAAAGGAATACGATTGGATCCGCAAGGGCCTAATGTTCGAACCGAGGGGGCACGATATGATGAGCGGGAGTATATTTTATCCACCATCAGATCCCGCTAATGATTTTGGAATTCTTTTTATGGAGACCAGTGGATGCTTGCCCATGTGCGGACATGGAACAATTGGTGCAATTACTATAGGGATAGAGGAAGGACTATTGTCACCTAAAGTTCCTGGAGTGATCAATATGGAAACTCCGGCCGGATTGGTAAAGATCCAATACCACACAGCAGGGAAAAAGGTGGATTGGGTGCAATTGACCAATGTAAAATCTTATTTGGTAGCTTCGGAGCTTACTATATATAGTTCTGAATTGGGGGAATTGGTGTTTGACGTGGCCTATGGTGGAAATTTTTATGCCATTTTTGACCCTCAAAAAAATTTTAAAGGTATTCAGGAATACTCCGCCTCGCAATTGATAGAATACAGTCAGGAAATTAGGCAAAAAATAAACCTAGAGTATCCGGATAAGTTTGTACATCCTGAAAACACCACTATTAACGGCGTAAGCCATATACAATGGACTGGAACTACTATATCACCTGAAGCTACAGCCAGGAATGCCGTATTTTATGGTGATAAGGCAATCGACAGGTCACCCTGTGGGACGGGTACTTCCGCACGAATGGCGCAATGGCATGCCAAGGGAAAGTTGAAAATAGGGGAAAATTTTATCCATGAGAGTTATATTGGATCCCAATTTACAGGGAAGATTGAAGGGGAAACAACCTTAAATGGGATAAAAGCGATAGTACCTAGCATTAGGGGATGGGCACAGGTTTATGGGTATAATACTATCGTAATAGATGATGATGACCCCTATGCCCATGGGTTTCAAGTACTATAA